From Methylomonas sp. EFPC3, a single genomic window includes:
- a CDS encoding YbdD/YjiX family protein has protein sequence MKFDAQAWLQVWRTLNGDAAYQRYLRHWQAEHAGQQAEPLSRKAFFAAETRRKWSGVKRCC, from the coding sequence ATGAAATTTGATGCGCAAGCGTGGTTGCAGGTCTGGCGCACTTTGAACGGCGATGCGGCCTACCAGCGCTATTTGCGCCATTGGCAGGCCGAGCATGCCGGCCAACAGGCCGAACCGCTCAGCCGCAAGGCGTTTTTCGCCGCCGAAACCCGCCGTAAATGGAGCGGTGTCAAACGCTGCT